From a region of the Coprococcus comes ATCC 27758 genome:
- a CDS encoding transglutaminase-like domain-containing protein, which translates to MRQNDLYEQKRRWQRIFLFFFLLFLTGVLIPGGCASEGKKSQSGKKGDPRDPSAQVLQTEASGEVTYGNDLVVLDASHTADGYVMICYNGSNEKVKLQVTSPDGTEYTYPVTVVGDYAVYPLPGGNGSYKVTLLESVSVEDNLYAVSFTQDLDVQITDEFAPFLHPNYYVNFTADSKCVKKGESLAGKDCYSDLDVVTQIYNFVIKNISYDKKKAENVPYGYTPDPDETLDTGKGICFDYAALMSAMLRSQRIPTKLEVGYSGDVYHAWISCYVDEIGWVDNIIEFDGKNWSIMDPTLAANNSASDVKKYVGNGKNYVTKYTY; encoded by the coding sequence GTGCGGCAGAACGATTTATATGAACAAAAAAGACGCTGGCAGAGGATTTTTCTTTTCTTTTTTCTGCTATTTCTGACAGGTGTACTGATACCTGGCGGATGTGCATCGGAGGGGAAAAAAAGCCAGTCCGGGAAAAAGGGGGATCCGAGAGATCCGTCGGCGCAGGTGCTTCAGACGGAGGCTTCCGGTGAAGTGACATATGGAAATGACCTGGTTGTACTGGATGCATCCCATACGGCAGATGGCTATGTGATGATCTGTTATAATGGAAGTAATGAAAAAGTCAAGCTCCAGGTGACATCCCCGGATGGCACAGAGTATACCTATCCGGTTACGGTTGTTGGTGATTATGCGGTTTATCCGCTTCCGGGCGGGAATGGTTCTTATAAGGTAACACTTCTGGAGAGTGTGTCTGTAGAGGACAATCTGTATGCGGTAAGCTTTACCCAGGATCTGGACGTACAGATCACAGATGAATTTGCCCCGTTTCTGCATCCGAATTATTATGTGAATTTCACGGCAGATTCCAAGTGTGTAAAAAAGGGTGAGAGTCTTGCAGGAAAGGACTGCTATTCTGATCTGGATGTGGTAACGCAGATTTATAATTTTGTAATTAAAAATATTTCCTATGATAAAAAGAAAGCGGAGAATGTTCCGTATGGGTACACACCGGATCCGGATGAGACACTGGATACCGGGAAAGGAATCTGTTTTGATTATGCGGCGTTGATGTCGGCAATGCTCCGGTCGCAGCGGATTCCGACGAAGCTGGAGGTTGGCTATTCCGGTGATGTGTATCATGCGTGGATCAGCTGTTATGTTGATGAGATCGGCTGGGTGGATAACATCATTGAATTTGACGGAAAGAACTGGTCGATCATGGATCCGACACTTGCTGCAAACAACAGTGCTTCGGATGTGAAGAAGTATGTGGGAAATGGAAAGAATTATGTCACAAAGTATACCTATTAG
- a CDS encoding type II secretion system F family protein — protein sequence MEKRTQQGKLTNLEIASFCSEMAMILKSGISSLEGVDLLREDAQTKAEKELLDEIYQSVMDTGRLDQALEETKVFPEYLIRMTQIGEETGTLDEVMESLAEHYDREEAIRRSVRSAISYPLLMIGMMLVIIIILMTKVMPVFDQVFRQFGQEMTGFSRGILLAGNALSRYSAVFAVLLAVIVCAGIYFTKTESGRKKMYHIGSGFAFSRELKDKLSACRFAGGMSLALKSGLTPEQGMEFSENLIEDDDFRKKVAECKADMENGTDIAEALVKAGIFTGVYARMTSIAGKAGMMDEMMGRIADECEEEVDEKLSSMIAVLEPTLVIILSVIVGTILLSVMLPLLGIMSGL from the coding sequence ATGGAAAAGCGGACACAGCAGGGGAAGCTTACGAATCTGGAAATTGCTTCGTTCTGCAGTGAAATGGCAATGATCCTGAAGTCTGGGATTTCTTCCCTGGAGGGAGTTGATCTTCTCCGGGAGGATGCGCAGACGAAGGCAGAAAAAGAGCTGCTGGATGAGATTTATCAGTCAGTGATGGATACGGGCAGGCTGGATCAGGCGCTGGAAGAGACGAAAGTATTTCCGGAGTATCTGATCCGTATGACGCAGATCGGAGAAGAGACAGGAACTTTAGATGAAGTAATGGAATCTCTGGCGGAGCATTATGACCGAGAGGAAGCGATCAGGAGAAGTGTCCGGAGTGCCATCTCCTATCCCCTTCTGATGATCGGGATGATGCTGGTGATCATTATCATTTTGATGACAAAGGTTATGCCGGTATTTGATCAGGTGTTCCGCCAGTTTGGACAGGAAATGACCGGATTTTCAAGAGGGATCCTGCTTGCAGGCAATGCTCTTTCCAGATATTCGGCGGTGTTTGCGGTACTTTTGGCGGTGATCGTCTGTGCGGGTATTTATTTTACAAAGACAGAGAGCGGCAGAAAGAAAATGTATCACATCGGATCCGGGTTTGCATTTTCAAGGGAGCTGAAGGATAAGCTGTCGGCATGCCGGTTTGCCGGAGGAATGTCACTGGCACTGAAAAGCGGACTGACGCCGGAACAGGGAATGGAATTTTCAGAGAACCTGATCGAGGATGATGATTTCCGGAAGAAAGTAGCAGAATGCAAAGCGGATATGGAAAATGGAACGGATATCGCAGAGGCACTGGTGAAAGCCGGAATCTTCACAGGTGTTTATGCGCGGATGACATCCATTGCCGGGAAAGCCGGAATGATGGATGAGATGATGGGAAGGATTGCCGATGAGTGTGAGGAGGAAGTGGATGAAAAGCTTTCTTCTATGATCGCAGTTCTGGAACCGACGCTGGTGATCATCCTGTCGGTGATCGTCGGAACGATCCTTCTGTCGGTTATGCTTCCGCTTCTTGGAATTATGTCAGGACTTTAG